In Bacteroidota bacterium, the following are encoded in one genomic region:
- a CDS encoding TonB-dependent receptor has product MANLLKTILSCLVMLVSFSLWAQTGSIKGRITDKKTKEGLIGATVIIRGTSVGAATDLDGYYEIKNLKAGTYTLEVRVVGYQSQLITNVKVDADKATEKNAELTEMTVDVGEVEVVGEKPLVDAEVPRTTNIVGQDQIKEAPVRQLQAIINTQPGVVNTPAGVFIRGGRTYETGFLIDGVSARDPLAGTGFGIDMGSNSISEVDINTGGATADVGDATSGVVNAKTRSGGDSLEISITHKRDNFGFNKDWQASWNSQVTEFTIGGPAGLLFPKNPKKLRYFIAFRNFFTDQFTKNPPNQVVSSLYPNTMVTPFLDNRWSGLLKLNYDIDSTKRLSFTYNKTITVNQDENMLRITGNDIPFSPGYQYMFQDQMDNANTYTHDANLTILNFKHLLRKRFNYELTASRFFARLRADANGRDWRPDNVDSEFDPRSIVTYPVSVFNPGDSVVFVNPAPGTYNNGGIATLWHDHFIEEYTLKAVGNLFTQNAQDNSLNRLSFGAEVKLQDLQWIDIGRPWVGAPIQVAGGGFTQSYRLGEYSEAWRVKPSRGGIFVTDRVRYKGLVAEVGARLEYWMPGKYVDDAINDPRAQIREEIRQDYINNSTSIMGRRFKFRFLPKVSASFPITTKQMLFFNYGHSTILPHPSYVYTGLDPYYSDRSTVARLGNPSLNPEVSIQYELGLKSELSNNDVLTTSAYWRDNYDFITTTRILVKDVSGREVSRSMRINSDYARIRGVEVSYLKRVGKWYQGQFSVGYMVATGQSSSASTSLKEILGEGNREDTREFYMPWSSPWDVKMNHVFILNQKGGYWGYKWLNKMSFYLEGVWRSGIRYTPYVYQGDEPATGRPVYIQDQNPNSRYSKIGKSVWWLDFNFRKWWTVKNVQISWTIEITNILNLKNTARVNPVTGRAYQSGDPVPSEWRDPNYPDPRDSRSSGTPPYDPSRFMAQRHFMTGISVRF; this is encoded by the coding sequence ATGGCTAATTTGCTTAAAACCATACTTAGCTGCCTAGTGATGCTGGTTTCGTTCTCTTTGTGGGCGCAAACAGGCAGCATCAAAGGCCGCATAACCGATAAAAAAACCAAAGAGGGGCTAATAGGAGCCACAGTAATCATACGTGGAACCTCTGTTGGTGCTGCTACGGATTTGGACGGGTATTACGAGATAAAAAACCTGAAGGCCGGAACCTACACGCTTGAAGTAAGGGTGGTGGGCTACCAAAGTCAGTTGATAACCAACGTGAAGGTAGATGCCGACAAGGCTACTGAAAAGAACGCCGAGCTGACTGAAATGACAGTAGATGTGGGCGAGGTAGAAGTAGTGGGCGAAAAACCACTGGTGGATGCTGAAGTGCCCCGAACTACTAATATTGTTGGGCAAGACCAAATAAAGGAAGCCCCTGTGCGCCAACTACAGGCTATTATAAATACGCAGCCGGGTGTAGTAAACACACCTGCGGGGGTTTTTATTCGCGGAGGACGGACGTATGAAACCGGCTTTTTGATTGACGGCGTATCAGCCCGTGACCCTTTGGCGGGTACAGGGTTTGGTATCGATATGGGTTCAAACTCTATCAGCGAGGTAGATATAAATACAGGGGGTGCTACTGCTGATGTGGGCGATGCTACATCGGGCGTAGTAAACGCCAAAACCCGTTCAGGCGGCGATAGCTTAGAGATTTCAATCACCCACAAACGTGATAATTTTGGGTTTAACAAAGACTGGCAGGCATCATGGAACTCACAAGTTACCGAGTTTACCATTGGTGGCCCTGCGGGTTTGTTGTTCCCAAAAAATCCTAAAAAACTGCGCTATTTTATAGCATTCAGAAACTTTTTTACCGACCAATTTACAAAGAATCCACCCAATCAAGTAGTTTCATCACTATACCCCAACACAATGGTTACCCCGTTTTTGGATAACCGTTGGAGCGGTCTTTTGAAATTAAACTATGATATCGACAGCACTAAACGCCTTAGCTTCACCTATAACAAAACCATCACGGTGAACCAAGACGAAAATATGCTGCGTATTACGGGCAACGACATCCCCTTTTCGCCCGGTTATCAATACATGTTTCAAGACCAAATGGATAATGCGAATACCTACACGCACGACGCCAACCTGACTATCTTGAATTTTAAACACTTGCTTCGGAAAAGGTTTAATTACGAACTAACTGCTTCACGCTTCTTTGCTCGCTTGCGTGCCGATGCAAACGGCCGTGATTGGAGACCTGATAATGTAGATAGCGAGTTCGACCCCCGTTCTATTGTTACCTACCCTGTTTCTGTATTTAACCCCGGAGATAGCGTAGTGTTTGTGAACCCAGCCCCCGGAACGTATAACAACGGAGGTATTGCTACACTTTGGCACGACCACTTTATTGAAGAATATACCTTGAAGGCAGTGGGTAATTTATTCACCCAAAACGCGCAAGACAACTCACTGAACCGACTTTCGTTTGGTGCGGAAGTGAAATTGCAAGACTTGCAATGGATTGACATTGGCCGTCCTTGGGTGGGTGCGCCTATACAAGTAGCGGGTGGTGGTTTTACCCAATCGTACCGTTTGGGTGAATACAGCGAAGCTTGGCGAGTGAAACCTTCTCGCGGCGGTATATTTGTTACCGACCGAGTACGTTATAAAGGCTTGGTAGCCGAAGTAGGTGCTCGCCTTGAATACTGGATGCCCGGTAAATATGTAGATGATGCCATTAACGACCCACGCGCCCAAATACGCGAAGAAATAAGACAAGACTATATCAATAACTCAACATCAATAATGGGGCGTCGTTTCAAATTCCGCTTTTTGCCCAAAGTATCGGCGTCGTTCCCTATTACCACTAAGCAAATGCTGTTTTTTAACTACGGACACAGCACTATCTTACCTCACCCCTCTTATGTTTATACAGGCTTAGACCCCTATTACAGCGACCGTTCAACTGTAGCGCGTTTGGGTAATCCAAGTCTTAACCCCGAAGTGAGCATACAATACGAGTTGGGTTTGAAATCAGAACTTAGCAACAACGATGTACTAACAACATCGGCCTACTGGCGTGATAACTATGATTTTATTACTACTACCCGCATTTTGGTTAAAGATGTTTCAGGCAGGGAAGTATCGCGTTCTATGCGTATCAACAGCGATTATGCCCGCATACGCGGCGTTGAGGTGAGTTACCTTAAACGTGTAGGCAAATGGTACCAAGGCCAGTTTTCAGTGGGTTATATGGTGGCTACAGGACAAAGTTCATCGGCGTCAACATCGTTAAAAGAAATTTTGGGCGAAGGAAACCGCGAAGACACCCGCGAGTTTTATATGCCTTGGAGCAGTCCTTGGGATGTAAAAATGAACCACGTGTTTATTTTGAACCAAAAGGGCGGTTATTGGGGCTACAAATGGCTGAATAAAATGAGTTTTTATCTTGAAGGTGTTTGGCGTTCGGGCATCCGTTATACTCCTTACGTATATCAAGGTGACGAGCCTGCAACCGGTCGTCCTGTTTATATCCAAGACCAAAACCCAAATTCTCGCTATTCAAAAATCGGTAAATCGGTTTGGTGGCTCGATTTCAACTTCCGCAAATGGTGGACGGTGAAAAATGTGCAGATTTCATGGACGATTGAGATTACGAACATTCTTAACCTAAAAAATACGGCACGTGTAAACCCTGTAACAGGTCGCGCTTACCAAAGCGGAGACCCTGTTCCCAGCGAATGGCGTGACCCTAACTACCCCGACCCTCGCGACTCTCGCTCAAGCGGCACACCGCCTTACGACCCATCAAGGTTTATGGCACAACGCCACTTTATGACGGGTATCAGCGTAAGATTTTAA
- a CDS encoding acylphosphatase: MEHINITISGRVQGVWFRKYTQTQAIKLGIKGFVKNLPDGSVYAEAEAEQPILDRFIAWCYVGSPLSSVKEVKWEQGDVQHFSAFEIR, translated from the coding sequence ATGGAGCATATTAATATTACTATCAGCGGACGGGTGCAAGGGGTTTGGTTTAGGAAATACACCCAAACACAAGCAATTAAGTTGGGCATTAAAGGGTTTGTGAAAAACCTACCCGATGGAAGTGTGTATGCCGAGGCGGAAGCTGAACAACCGATACTTGACCGGTTTATCGCATGGTGCTATGTGGGCTCACCGCTTTCATCGGTAAAAGAGGTGAAGTGGGAACAGGGAGACGTACAGCATTTTTCAGCGTTTGAAATACGGTAA
- a CDS encoding DUF2339 domain-containing protein has product MEGLLFLGIAVVIGFPIILLVMLSGIRSRQLQDRETLLKRIDKLEETLYRNGLKGQPEVPPEKPTPVDKPVVPPVVQRDVVPPPVVVTPPPVIPPTPDVIETPKAVEEPPIIETVKPVTPNIPPFETPKEEKAPKEAKDFERFIGENLAGKIGIAILVLGIGYFVKYAIDREMINEAGRVALGLISGCILLAIAHRQRNSYRTFSSLLVSGGIATFYFTITIAFQQYQMFGQTLAFIIMVVITAFSVLLSVLYDRKELAAISLLGGLGAPFMVSTGQGNHIVLFSYLLILNTGMLVLAGLRRWNIINALSFIGTVLIYAAWLLNEIYYTTAPHYGDALLFASLFYVVFFVMNALPQFRRNEVFTRFQTFILLFNSFLFFAAGMGILKHWGQTEYQGIFTALLAVFNFVPALIFYRRERANSKLALYLFGLVLVFVSLVAPVQLKGNYITLFWAAEAAMLLWFSRPAQMPLAKTASLLLVGLMMVSVVIDWFKFYGFGAAYLPVLTNKVFITCLACFASLALSRRLLRSHEHPYSFGLIHIDNQSAGILFDILMAVIAFGTLNFEGLYQMNRLEVDSTTRQIVLMAINYLWVLALMLIVIFRRSFAYGKVVMLLGVAALFINCLVQGVYYQLFKAIIYDGADIQPGFALHYINFFALAGIIITLFVLQAKQKSGTNTLWLWAATFFGVFIVSAEVTLHGLALHTDSIARLSTQGHEAGLAEYGSIVRQSIKAGYPVLWGICSFALMWLGMRNKNQTLRIISLTLFTLTLAKLFIYDISGVSDGGRILAFIILGILLLVISFMYQKIKKIILSDEKTDS; this is encoded by the coding sequence ATGGAGGGATTACTATTTTTAGGCATAGCGGTGGTTATCGGTTTTCCGATAATTCTACTGGTAATGTTATCAGGCATCAGAAGCAGACAGCTTCAAGACAGGGAAACATTACTTAAACGCATAGATAAGTTAGAAGAAACCCTGTACCGTAACGGCTTAAAAGGCCAACCCGAAGTGCCGCCTGAAAAACCTACCCCTGTAGATAAACCGGTTGTACCTCCGGTTGTTCAGCGAGATGTGGTTCCGCCTCCGGTAGTTGTTACCCCGCCGCCTGTTATCCCTCCCACACCTGATGTAATTGAAACTCCAAAGGCGGTTGAAGAACCTCCCATAATAGAGACTGTTAAACCTGTAACACCAAATATTCCTCCTTTCGAAACCCCGAAAGAAGAAAAAGCACCCAAAGAGGCTAAAGACTTTGAACGCTTTATTGGCGAGAATCTTGCGGGTAAAATAGGTATTGCCATATTAGTATTGGGCATAGGCTATTTTGTAAAATACGCCATCGACCGCGAAATGATAAACGAGGCAGGCCGTGTAGCCCTTGGCCTTATCAGTGGGTGCATATTACTGGCCATTGCTCACCGCCAACGCAACAGCTACCGCACTTTTAGTTCGTTGTTGGTATCAGGGGGTATCGCCACGTTTTATTTCACCATTACCATTGCCTTCCAACAATACCAAATGTTCGGGCAAACCCTTGCCTTTATCATCATGGTAGTGATTACCGCATTTAGTGTGCTGCTCTCCGTGTTGTACGACCGCAAAGAATTGGCAGCTATATCACTGCTGGGCGGTTTAGGTGCGCCCTTTATGGTGAGCACCGGACAGGGCAATCACATAGTATTATTTAGTTACCTACTCATACTCAATACAGGTATGCTTGTGTTGGCCGGCCTCCGCAGGTGGAATATCATCAATGCCTTATCTTTTATTGGCACTGTGCTTATTTATGCAGCGTGGCTGCTCAACGAAATCTATTATACCACTGCCCCCCATTACGGAGACGCTTTGCTGTTTGCATCCCTGTTCTATGTTGTGTTCTTTGTGATGAATGCTTTACCTCAATTCAGGAGAAACGAGGTGTTTACCCGCTTCCAAACATTTATACTGCTGTTTAACTCGTTTTTGTTCTTTGCCGCAGGCATGGGCATTTTAAAGCATTGGGGGCAAACAGAGTATCAAGGCATTTTCACCGCATTATTGGCAGTTTTCAACTTTGTTCCCGCACTTATATTTTACCGTAGAGAGCGAGCAAACAGTAAGCTGGCCTTATACTTGTTTGGTTTGGTGCTTGTATTTGTAAGCTTAGTAGCACCAGTACAATTAAAAGGCAATTATATCACCTTGTTTTGGGCGGCCGAAGCTGCCATGTTGCTTTGGTTTTCACGTCCGGCACAAATGCCGTTGGCTAAAACCGCTTCGTTGCTGCTAGTGGGTTTAATGATGGTAAGCGTGGTTATTGATTGGTTTAAGTTTTACGGATTTGGGGCAGCCTATCTTCCCGTACTTACCAATAAAGTATTCATTACCTGCTTGGCTTGTTTCGCCTCACTAGCCCTTAGCAGGCGTTTGTTACGAAGCCATGAACATCCGTACAGCTTTGGACTTATACATATTGATAACCAAAGTGCAGGAATTTTATTTGATATCCTGATGGCTGTAATAGCCTTCGGCACGCTGAATTTTGAAGGATTGTACCAAATGAACCGTTTAGAGGTGGATAGCACCACCCGCCAAATAGTGCTGATGGCCATTAATTATCTGTGGGTGTTAGCATTGATGCTGATTGTGATTTTCCGACGCAGCTTTGCATACGGCAAAGTAGTGATGCTGCTCGGTGTAGCAGCCCTGTTTATAAACTGTTTAGTTCAGGGAGTGTATTACCAGCTATTCAAAGCAATCATCTACGACGGTGCGGATATACAACCCGGCTTTGCTTTACACTACATCAACTTTTTTGCGTTGGCAGGTATTATCATCACCTTGTTTGTATTGCAAGCCAAACAAAAGAGCGGCACCAATACATTATGGCTGTGGGCGGCAACCTTTTTCGGGGTATTTATCGTCAGTGCCGAAGTAACCCTGCACGGTCTTGCATTGCACACCGATAGTATTGCGCGGCTTTCTACCCAAGGCCACGAGGCGGGATTGGCTGAATACGGAAGTATCGTAAGGCAATCTATCAAAGCAGGCTATCCGGTGTTGTGGGGCATTTGCTCTTTTGCCTTAATGTGGCTGGGTATGCGCAATAAAAACCAAACCTTGCGTATTATTTCTCTTACACTGTTTACCCTTACCCTCGCTAAGTTATTTATTTATGATATCAGCGGAGTATCTGACGGCGGGCGGATACTTGCCTTTATTATACTAGGCATACTGTTGCTGGTAATTTCTTTCATGTATCAAAAAATCAAAAAAATTATCCTGAGCGATGAAAAAACGGATAGTTAA